CAGCATAGTTTGGGGTGATTGGCAGATAATCCGAAATAGCAGATGACCGAACGATAAGCTTTCCAATATCTTCTGGCATCATAAATGCTACGGGCGCCTTCACGGATGATATAACCTTTAGTCGTTCATTCAGACGGGAGTGCGTATCTTTCTTTTTTTCATCAGTCATAGTCTGATCTCCTTCATGCCCTGCCGTAGTCTCAGGTATCTGCCATCGGACTTTCAACAGCTACCAGCTGAATCCCTTGCCCACACAAATGAATTTGGCAGTTTCTCCTTTGGCGGTTTAGCCCTGTATATCCTTCCTATAACTGGTACCTTTTTGGATGAGAGATCCTGAAGTATTCATCCAACGTGGGTCTATTATAAGGGGCTACCAGTGAGTCTCCTATAGCCATACAGAGGCACTTGGTTGGAGTGTAAAAAAATATCTATTTAGTTCAGATGGTTATGATAACGAGGGAAAAGAAAGGTGCTTTGGAGGTGCCCATACAAAGTTATGGCTCTGTAAGGTGCTCTGAGGCGTCTTAAACAGCATTCTGAGGGCATATTTAGGAACGATAGGCAACGGTGATAGAGCCTAATGTTTAGCTCAATATAGGCCAGTCCCTATTATCTATATGCAACCTCGATGGTGTTTTTGTGGTGGGGTAGGGAGCTACTTCCGGGTCATGACTTCAGTTTAGAATTGGGACTCCTGAATGAAGTGTTCAGGACAATCTCAGGACACTTGTGTGGAGAACTGGCAAATATGGATAGTTATCTCGCCAGATTCATAAATTTTTGGTATTATTCATCAGGAGGTTCAATTCTAGGTTTTCAAACGAAAACGTTGATGGTAACACTCATTTATCTTTGTCGGGGTGTAGCGCAGGCTGGTAGCGCATCTGCTTTGGGAGCAGAGGGTCGGCGGTTCGAATCCGTCCACCCCGACCATTTTCCCTCACCAGGCCGTTGCCCTGCATAGTTGCATGTACTTTCGTGATACTAAGTGGAGCTACAGAGGAGTATGAAGGGATATGCTCCGTACCCTGGTTCTAATTGTACTGTTTTTGTTGTCGGTCCATGTGCCAGTGGTCTTAAATGCAAAGGACGAGAAGGATTGTCTCCTATGCCATAGCGAGATTGACGAAATCTCCGTATTGCACAGGAAATACTTAAGCAAAAACACACATGCGGGGGACTATCGTGACTGTGCCCAATGTCATAGTGACTTCAATGGTGTCTTCACATTACATAGAAAATATATAGGCTTGGATTAGATCTGAGTGTATTGACAGTGATCCACTTGCACTTAGACTGGTTGTATTAGTGCATTTCCATTGGTGATGGTGCAACTACCTAGCACAGACTTGCTTCTTGGTGACACCATTCTCTATGTCATATTTGATGTAACCAAATGAAATGCTCCACTCTGTGTGTCTGAATATGAATTGGTGTGCAACAAAATGCCCCATTTGGAAATAATACTTATTGGTATTTGCTCATGCATTATTTTTGACCTATGGCAACGCGTCCTGCAGACGCTCACATCTATTCCACCTTCTAATTGGGCACTCGTTGGTCGCTGGTTCATCGGCCTGGCATCTCGTGGTCGGTTAATAGCAAGTCAACTTTCCGAGCAGCCAACGGAAAAACATGAAACACTAGTCGGCTGGATGGTTCACTATGGGGTAGGTGTTTTCTACGCTTATGTTTTTGCGGTGCTGGTTCAGTTTGAACTTGTAAAACCAACCATAATTGATGGGCTTTTATTTGGTATAGCAAGTGTGATTGTGCCGTGGCTGTTTTTCATGCCAGCATTGGGTATCGGCATATTGGCAAATAAGGCCCCTAACCCACGGGTTGAATGTGCGTTGGCCTTGATGATGCACTCAATATTTGGATTATCTCTGGGTGTCGGCTTTTCTTTTTGGGCAGCATAACTTTAAGAAAAATTTAATATCTTTCTTGAAATAACCGCTCTCTCAATGTGGTGATGACTTTGCGGGAGTTACAATAAGTCCTTCAAGATCCTACCGCTGACTCTGATAGCACAGGATGTATATCAGTATCCTTAATGGCACACCCAATAATCAGTAATAACACTGCAACCATAACTACAAAGGATTTCACTTAAAGGTCCATATTAAATTTCCATCAAGCTGTATTTTTCCCATAAAATTATAATGCCGCATGGAAAGTAGGGTAATATAGCCTTATTCTGGGCTTTCTCAGGCTTCTGCTATACTTAACTTAATCGAGTCCATAAAGGATGAAATGAGAGCTACACTAACCATATTTTTTCTGATTTTTTTGCCCACAGCTGCTATGGGTGCAAATCTTAATGGGAAAGGGGTGCTTTGTTCCAATATTAGCCAAGGTTTCTTTTTTGAATATCCAAAGACTGTCCGGATATATCGTATTTATGGAATGGAAGTATGGGATTGGGAACAGAGTTCATATAATGAAGTGGGGAAGCACCGAATAGAATGGCATTACGATGGAGATTTGTACCATTTAGATGAGTTGACATTAATCCTAAACGGAATGAATGTTTCTTGTGAATTTGTAAATTCAAAATTGGACTTAAAAAAGGGCTTAAGCCCCATGTCGTTTTTTGAAAATTTAGAACAGGACTTGGGTAACTAGGTGGTAGAGAGGGGGTTGCTTCCCAAATTTCATAGTTAAATCCTTCGCCCTGAGACTGCGTTGAAAAAGAAGGCTGGGTCGTTTAACAAGAGGTGTCTTTTGCTTCTAAATACTAGTCAATCTTTCCCTCAGGTTTGACTCATCTGTTTTGGGGACAAATGGGGTTGCCGTTTTGAGCTCCTTCACCGGGAGCACTTCTTGGCGGGTAGGTCGTCTGTTATAAGCGTTGTCTGACTAATTTCTTGGGTATTGTCGAAGACACATTACATTGACCTGATGGCCAGCATAGTTGTGGTGAAAGCTACACTCCCATATGCCTTCCCAGCCTATCAGATGTGTTGCCCCTTCCTGCAGTTCTACTGATGAAGTGCAGAATTTCCACTGCATTTCATCAATGCTTTTGCATCGGGTATCTAAAATGGCACCATATTTCATTATTGACTCAGCTTCTTCCCCTACGATTGTCCATTGCTCGGTCCTCAACATGCTAGGGAAAGAAAGAGTTAGCATGGTGAGAATAAGCAGTGGGACTTGGGTCATTACAATATCCTGCCACTTCGTTGTGGGAGTTTGTCGGAATTGAGTACGATAATTCCTAACTCTCAAATATTTAAGGAAAAAATAAAATTCTCTAATTTAATTATAGCATCCTTCGCATCAGGGTCTTCCGGGGAGTTCTCCACGAAGGTGTGTGGCTGCGCTGCGTATTTGTGCACCTCAATCTGGCCACCTGCTTCGAGATAGGCCTTTGCAAATATGTCAGCACGGAAGTGGTCCACATTTGCATCTGCTTCGCCTTGTATTATAGCCATGGGAGGCATATGGGTAGCTTTACCCCCTTTTATTGTCATATAAGGGTTTCCTATTATCATGTCAGATGGATTCGCAAAGTATAAGTGGTGGGCTTCAATCAGTTGATCTATCTTTTTCTCTTTTGCCATCTTGTAGCGAGCGTGGGGATCTAGAATTGGCCAGCACGCAATAAAAAAATCTAAAGTGGCATCTACGTTGGCTAGTTGTTTGTCAGGAATAACATAGAGTGGATTAGTGGGTTGGGTTGCGACAATCCCCAGTTGTTGCGCTCCACTCGAAGAGCCCAAGCCTCCTATTAACTTTGTCTCTATATTGAGATTATCAAGGTTTTTCTTAAACCATCTAACTGCGTAGTTGACGTCGCGCACAGGATCAGGGAATTGAGCTTCCGAGGACAGGCGGAATTCTATCGCAAATACTCCTATGCCATTTTCAGCAAAGGAGTGATGGATAGTTTTATTATTGAAGCGGTCACCGCTTGCCCAAGCACCTCCATGTACGTCAATAACGAAGGGTACGGGGCCATTCGCATGGGGACGATACACTGTTGCCATAAGCGCAGTGTCCCGTACCATGCGATATAAGATGTCTTCCTTGCAAAATTTAGCCATCTACTTTCTTATATTGTCATTTCGAAACTGAATCTAGATCTACTGTATAGATAGCTTTTTCTTTTTTGTTGATAGAGTGAGAAATTTTGGTTTTTTGATGTCATGCCTAATGTATTGTGTGAGTATAATATCTGTTTGGTGCACTGAAGGGGACGGCAACCAGTCTGGATTCGTGATCTATTCTGAAAGAGGTTGTTAAATGCCGTTAGTGGGTGTGTGTCGTTGTTTGTTTTGTGACGGAGGTATATATGAATTTGGGAAAGAGAATGTTTGCCGTTGTCATGGGTTTAACTTTGCTTGCCTTTCCAAGGCAGGTGACTGCTGAGTTGGGAAAGCATGGGATCTATTCGGGGCAAATCGGTTTTGTTACGGTGTCATCGGATGTAATGAAGCTCTCTGAGGATCATACCTTTATCGTAGGAAAGTATAGCGGAACTTCTATCAATTCCGCTGGAAGTGGGTTCTTACACAATGTGGCTTGGGTCTGCAGTGGCACCACAGAAATCTTGAAAGAACAAAGTCGGGGTATTGGCTACTGTACGGTGACCGATCAGGATGGAGACAAAATATCTGGAAAATGGACATGTGTAGACGGCTCCTGTGACCAATATTTTAATACTGGTGGCACTGGCAAGTATCATGGTTTGAAATCACATAACAAATTTGACCTTGTATTCATTGGTACGACTGGCCATTTTGTTTCAGAATTTCGATATGGAGAGTATGTTATATCGGAATAGACCTTAGTTATTAAATATTGCTATGTAGAGGGCAAGTATAGTTTCAAACGATTTTTTGAATATTAGGAGGGTTCATTGGCCAAAGGTTATATGATTAGTGCCCATAGGTCCGAAGCTGATCCAGAGAAGCGAGCAGCTTACTTAAAACTTGCAGGAGCTGCGTTGGAGTCAGCTGGCGGAAAATTTCTTGCTAAAGCTGGTAGGGTGGAAGCTAGGGAAAATGGCATTGCTGGCCGGACTGTTTTAATCGAATTCGAGAGCTATGAGGCTGCAGTTGCGGCTTATGACAGTGAAGGCTATCAAGACGCATTGCGTGCATTGGACGGGGGTGCCGACAGAGATATCAGATTATTTGAAGGTGTGGACTAGGTCTGATTGCTGTTACTCTATGCGCATAGAGCAATGGAATCCCTGATGTCCAAATAGTTATAGAGATTCGCTTGGCCTCCTTATTTTGGGGTTATTTGGAGATTTTTTTCTGCCTCCGGAGAAGCACAAGTTCCAGGTATTCAGAATCCATAGGCTCACATTGCCATACCTTTTCTTTGATGTTGTTTAATCCAAATTCCAGTCTCAGGGTGTCTAGCATTAGGCTGTAGCTGCCCCAAAAAACACTAGATGCTAATGTATGATATCTGGCTTCCCTTAAACGTCCTAAGCGTTGTGGAGTGTCTATTGTCACCCAAGGTCCAAGAACGGTTTGTTCATAGAACAAAAGATAGTAAGGCCTGGAAAAATACAGATCGTCACGCTTGCACACCAACCCGTTTAAGTCGGTAGCCTCCAGGTGCTCCTCTGCCATAGCTGATGCGGGAAAAAGGCTAATCCAGAAGATAATTTTGGCTGTTATTATTATTAATTCCTTAGGGATTGGCTCTCGCCTCTATTTTCCGTGATGAGATATTTAATATAAATTTATTTCTGGCCATTTTTTTCCAACCGATAACGAAAATCACAAAATTTTGCGCCCTTCATTATAGTTTGACTCCTTTGAAGCTGAAGTTGTGGGTTGAAACCTCCACAAAAGTGCTTATCCCTGCCACATGAAAGAACTGACCCAAGTTCTGGAATGTCTAATTTTTTATACATCCGAGCATATTGGCAATCAGTAATATTGAAATCAAAACTAGTTTCTGTGATTTTCAAAACGTCCATTTCAAGTGCTTCGTCGGCAGTCCATAACTCATAGAGTTTAACAAATGCCGCAATGTCGTTTTCCTTCGGGTCGGTCGAAGCGGCTGTTGCACCTTGGGTTACAGCATCGCGTCTAATGGCGTTTTTGAGAATAGAAAGGGCTGCTTCTTTTCCAAACTGTGTCACCATTTCTTCAAAAATTGGCCTTATGACACGAGCTTCAATCTCTCGTCTCTTTATAATTGGAAGTTGTGATTCCATATATTTTCCTTTCTAGACCAGGTGCTGAGTACTACGAGGTTAGCCTCAAAATTAGCTTTCTTCGGCAATACAGTGTTATCTGTTGGAGCATTATGATAGATAGCTAGTTAAAGAGACACAGTTTTCTGAAACTTCCAGAAGAGATAAATTGAATACGAAGGAGCTTTCATGGCAGATGTCCACATATACAGGCCCAGCAAGACTGCCACCCAGTCCGGTTTGGCTAGGACCCGTGCCTGGGTTCTGAAGTTTGAGCCAGTATTT
This sequence is a window from Rhodospirillaceae bacterium. Protein-coding genes within it:
- a CDS encoding 2-amino-thiazoline-4-carboxylic acid hydrolase: MESQLPIIKRREIEARVIRPIFEEMVTQFGKEAALSILKNAIRRDAVTQGATAASTDPKENDIAAFVKLYELWTADEALEMDVLKITETSFDFNITDCQYARMYKKLDIPELGSVLSCGRDKHFCGGFNPQLQLQRSQTIMKGAKFCDFRYRLEKNGQK